The following is a genomic window from Mycolicibacterium sp. TY81.
CCTACCGGAGTGCCACGGCGCCGCGTCGGGGTGCCTGCTGCTACCGGGACTGCCTTACCTGGGACTGGAACATCGCGCCGCGTGGGTCGAAGCCGAAGCCGACGGCACCATCACCTCGATGGTCAGCAGGGTCGGCGTCGATCCCATCAGCCACCCCGACACCGCCATTCTGGCGATGCTGCTTGCCGCTTGACCCTACAGTGGGTTAACAGCAAAGAGGTCGGGCAATTCGCCATGTCGCCGGCCGCCGGCCCAGGGCGCTCCCCATCCTGCTCACGCGGTTGCCACGTCCTGCCGCTCGGGTTAATCGTCGGTACGCTAATGGCAAACACTTCGGACGACACCGAGCGCCCGACACCCGGATTGCTGAATCATCCCCCGCCCGACAGCGATTGTGACGCGACGTGCAGCCGAGGTCCGGGCAAAATAGCACACGTGTCAAAATTTGCCTCATCAGGCCGTCGACCGGGGCCGGGATCCACCCCCAGAACCCCAGCTCGGAGCCCTTTGAGCCGACAAATTTGGTAGCTGGAGCGACTTTTCCGTGGTTTGCACTTGGTTCCCGGCGCAACTCTCGCTACGATAGTCAGCAAATAGTGACACTGACGCCTGCGGATATCGCTAAGTGGAGGAATAACCGATGAGCATGACGTTCGCCGCTCGGCTGAACCGGCTGTTTGACACCGTCTACCCGCCCGGACGCGGCCCCCACACATCTGCCGAGGTGATCGCCGCACTCAAGGCCGAGGGTGTGACCATGTCGGCCCCGTACCTGTCGCAGCTGCGTTCGGGCAACCGGACCAACCCGTCTGTCGCGACCATGGCTGCGCTTGCCAACTTCTTCCGGATCAAGCCGGCTTACTTCACCGACGACGAGTACTACGAGAAGCTCGACAAGGAGCTGACCTGGCTCGCCAAC
Proteins encoded in this region:
- a CDS encoding helix-turn-helix transcriptional regulator; amino-acid sequence: MSMTFAARLNRLFDTVYPPGRGPHTSAEVIAALKAEGVTMSAPYLSQLRSGNRTNPSVATMAALANFFRIKPAYFTDDEYYEKLDKELTWLANMRDEGIRRIAARTVGLSPEAKKDLANKVDELRRQENLDS